The following coding sequences lie in one Dysgonomonas mossii genomic window:
- the ilvC gene encoding ketol-acid reductoisomerase has product MAEMNFGGVVEKVVTREEFPLEKAREVLKNETIAVIGYGVQGPGQALNLRDNGFNVIVGQRKGGKTWEKAIADGWVPGETLFDIEEAAAKGTIIQYLLSDAAQIEVWPRLKPYLTAGKALYFSHGFGITYKERTGIVPPADIDVILVAPKGSGTSLRRMFLEGRGLNSSYAIFQDATGRAFERTVSLGIGVGSGYLFETDFKREVYSDLTGERGTLMGAIQGILLAQYEVLRENGHSPSEAFNETVEELTQSLMPLFAEKGMDWMYANCSTTAQRGALDWMVPFHDATKPVFAKLYSEVANGNEAQRSIDTNSKPDYREKLEEELKALRESEMWRTGAVVRKLRPENN; this is encoded by the coding sequence ATGGCAGAAATGAACTTTGGCGGGGTAGTAGAAAAAGTAGTTACCCGTGAAGAATTCCCTTTGGAAAAAGCAAGAGAAGTATTAAAAAATGAAACCATTGCTGTTATCGGTTATGGCGTACAAGGTCCGGGACAAGCATTAAACCTTAGAGATAATGGGTTTAACGTAATCGTAGGACAAAGAAAAGGTGGCAAAACATGGGAAAAAGCAATAGCAGACGGATGGGTTCCGGGCGAAACATTATTTGATATCGAAGAAGCTGCAGCCAAAGGTACTATCATACAATATCTATTGTCTGATGCTGCTCAGATAGAAGTGTGGCCACGTCTTAAGCCTTATCTGACTGCCGGAAAAGCTCTTTACTTTTCTCATGGGTTTGGTATTACATATAAAGAACGTACAGGAATTGTACCTCCTGCCGACATCGATGTAATTCTTGTTGCTCCAAAAGGTTCAGGAACAAGTCTTCGTCGCATGTTCCTCGAAGGTCGCGGTTTGAATTCAAGCTATGCTATCTTCCAGGATGCTACAGGTCGTGCATTCGAAAGAACTGTATCTCTGGGTATTGGCGTTGGTTCGGGATATTTGTTTGAAACAGATTTCAAACGTGAGGTATATTCTGACCTTACAGGAGAGCGTGGTACATTGATGGGTGCTATACAAGGTATCCTGCTTGCTCAATATGAAGTATTACGTGAAAACGGTCACTCACCATCCGAAGCATTTAACGAAACTGTAGAAGAGCTTACTCAATCTTTGATGCCTCTATTTGCAGAAAAAGGAATGGACTGGATGTATGCAAATTGTTCTACTACAGCACAACGTGGTGCGCTAGACTGGATGGTACCTTTCCATGATGCAACAAAACCTGTATTTGCCAAATTATATTCAGAAGTAGCAAACGGTAATGAAGCACAACGCTCTATCGATACTAACTCTAAACCTGACTATCGTGAAAAACTAGAAGAAGAACTAAAAGCTCTTCGTGAAAGCGAAATGTGGCGTACAGGAGCAGTTGTGAGAAAGTTGAGACCAGAAAATAACTAA
- a CDS encoding 30S ribosomal protein S16, whose protein sequence is MATKIRLQRRGRKGYPFYHIVIADSRAPRDGKFIEKVGSYNPNTNPATITINFDRALYWLQVGAQPTDTTRNILSEEGVLLKKHLLGGVAKGAFTEADAESKFEAWKAEKEKGTQAAINKNQTKAQADAKARLDAEKAANKAKAEAVAQKKAEENAAQAEAEAEASEEVVETPTAETEAPAEEKSAE, encoded by the coding sequence ATGGCTACAAAGATCCGTTTACAAAGACGAGGACGTAAAGGTTATCCTTTTTACCACATCGTCATTGCAGATAGCAGAGCTCCACGTGATGGAAAATTTATTGAAAAGGTTGGTTCTTATAATCCTAATACCAATCCTGCTACGATAACTATAAATTTCGACAGGGCTTTGTACTGGTTACAAGTTGGTGCTCAACCTACCGACACTACTCGTAACATCCTTTCTGAAGAAGGTGTTTTATTAAAGAAACACTTACTTGGTGGTGTTGCTAAAGGTGCATTTACTGAAGCTGATGCGGAAAGTAAATTTGAAGCATGGAAAGCTGAAAAAGAAAAAGGTACTCAAGCAGCTATCAACAAGAACCAAACAAAAGCTCAGGCAGACGCAAAAGCTCGTTTAGACGCTGAAAAAGCAGCAAACAAAGCAAAAGCTGAAGCTGTAGCTCAAAAGAAAGCAGAAGAAAATGCAGCACAGGCAGAAGCAGAAGCTGAAGCAAGTGAAGAAGTAGTAGAAACACCTACTGCTGAAACAGAAGCTCCTGCAGAAGAGAAAAGTGCTGAATAA
- a CDS encoding acyl-[acyl-carrier-protein] thioesterase has translation MFAPIGRYEFTIDAYLTDFRGRATLPMIGGFMLQAATKHADERGFGYSSMTSQQRVWVLSRMAIELFEYPKNDTNMIIKTWIVSVNRLFTERHFAFEDSDGKTMGYARSLWASIDLKTRKPTNLTELDGLSDYIYTEKECPIQGLSKISALKDDYEKADEFIIKYSDVDINKHLNSMKYIEHFVDVFDIDMFKDKEIRRIEINYISEGRYGSKLDILKREEEDSNFILEMKDGETSVCSTHIIWKQF, from the coding sequence ATGTTTGCTCCTATAGGAAGATACGAATTTACGATCGATGCATACTTAACCGATTTCAGAGGCAGAGCCACTTTGCCCATGATTGGAGGTTTTATGCTACAAGCAGCAACAAAGCATGCCGATGAACGTGGGTTTGGATACTCATCAATGACTTCTCAGCAACGAGTCTGGGTTTTGTCTCGAATGGCAATCGAGCTGTTCGAATATCCGAAAAACGATACTAACATGATAATCAAGACATGGATTGTTAGTGTAAACAGGTTGTTCACAGAGCGTCATTTTGCTTTCGAAGACTCTGACGGAAAAACAATGGGCTATGCGAGATCACTATGGGCTTCAATAGATCTTAAAACTCGTAAACCGACCAATCTGACAGAGCTGGATGGGTTGTCTGATTATATCTATACGGAAAAAGAATGTCCGATACAAGGTTTGAGCAAAATCTCAGCGTTGAAGGATGATTATGAAAAAGCGGATGAGTTTATTATAAAATATAGCGATGTGGATATCAATAAACACCTGAACAGTATGAAGTATATCGAACATTTTGTAGATGTGTTTGATATAGATATGTTCAAGGATAAAGAAATCAGACGGATTGAGATAAATTATATATCCGAAGGGCGCTACGGCTCCAAGTTGGATATATTGAAAAGAGAAGAAGAAGATTCTAATTTTATTTTAGAAATGAAAGACGGAGAAACGAGTGTATGCTCGACCCATATTATATGGAAACAATTTTGA
- a CDS encoding alpha/beta hydrolase: MNTSDFLKDPHLSKETKEYLKVLNSGGKPVESLPVFDARNVLVDTQAAIKVDVSGIEETEKVILVDEHDIKLYIVRPEKAKGKLPVFIFIHGGGWVLGDYQTHKRLVRDLVVESGYACVFIEYSRSPEAKYPIALNECYAATKWVAEHGDEINIDGKRLAIVGNSAGGNMTIGTCLKAKENKGPDIKCQILLWPYSDAGINTESFKKYGEERFLTKSLMIWMRDNYLSDRTQHDDIYVSPVRATINQLKGLPPTLIEVAENDILRDAGEELGRKLDEAGVDVTTVRFNGVIHDWGLLNGYADLPSTRNMIIFTAAMLKKYLE; the protein is encoded by the coding sequence ATGAATACCTCGGATTTTTTAAAAGACCCACATTTGAGTAAAGAAACCAAAGAGTATCTGAAGGTTTTGAATTCTGGTGGAAAACCTGTTGAATCATTACCTGTATTCGATGCACGCAATGTATTGGTCGATACTCAAGCTGCAATAAAAGTAGATGTTAGTGGTATTGAGGAAACAGAAAAAGTAATATTAGTCGATGAACATGATATAAAACTATATATTGTACGGCCAGAGAAAGCTAAAGGGAAACTTCCTGTATTTATCTTTATACATGGTGGAGGCTGGGTTCTTGGAGATTATCAAACTCATAAACGCCTGGTTCGCGACTTAGTCGTTGAATCAGGATATGCTTGTGTCTTTATTGAATATAGCCGTTCGCCCGAAGCTAAATATCCAATAGCATTGAATGAATGTTATGCTGCCACAAAGTGGGTTGCAGAACATGGCGATGAAATAAATATAGATGGAAAAAGGTTAGCTATTGTAGGAAATAGTGCAGGAGGAAATATGACTATCGGGACTTGTCTGAAGGCAAAGGAAAATAAAGGACCGGATATTAAATGTCAGATTCTATTATGGCCATATTCAGACGCTGGTATAAACACCGAATCATTCAAAAAATATGGAGAAGAAAGATTCCTAACTAAATCTTTAATGATTTGGATGAGAGATAACTACTTATCAGACAGAACGCAACACGATGATATTTATGTATCCCCTGTACGTGCTACAATCAACCAATTGAAAGGATTGCCTCCTACACTCATCGAAGTTGCCGAAAATGATATATTGAGAGATGCCGGAGAAGAATTAGGGCGCAAGCTTGATGAAGCCGGAGTTGATGTTACTACAGTAAGATTTAACGGAGTAATTCATGATTGGGGTCTATTGAATGGTTATGCAGATCTACCTTCGACCAGAAATATGATAATATTCACGGCAGCTATGCTTAAAAAATATTTAGAATAA
- a CDS encoding galactofuranosyltransferase, with protein sequence MKKVFISRNYKGIESAGGKAKTDVELILQGIGFKNIGWKQSSSNNKIIDFVLNITGILKAVIRMPSKGILFLQYPMKKYYAFICGIAHLKDTKIITLIHDLGTFRRQKLTVDKEITLLNNSDYIIALNKSMAKWLEENNYKGQTVTLDIWDYLSKYKNTSSFRSNDDQNYVVNYAGGLSRRKNLFLYEFSKHVDSFIFNLYGTGFEPTEQELKNPYFIYKGFVQSDDLISSITGDFGLVWDGDSIDTCSGSFGSYLQFNNPHKVSLYIRCHLPVIIWNQAAMAPFVLEHEVGFSINSLSEIKTRLLSLTKEEYNEMKRNTIKLSLQIESGYYIKQAMNKIKLDEK encoded by the coding sequence ATGAAAAAGGTTTTTATATCCAGAAACTATAAAGGAATAGAGAGTGCTGGTGGAAAAGCAAAAACAGATGTAGAGTTAATTTTACAAGGCATTGGGTTTAAGAATATAGGATGGAAACAAAGTTCGAGCAACAATAAAATCATTGATTTTGTTTTAAATATCACAGGGATACTAAAAGCGGTAATACGAATGCCATCTAAAGGTATTTTATTTCTTCAGTATCCGATGAAAAAATATTATGCATTCATTTGTGGTATTGCTCATTTGAAAGACACTAAAATCATTACACTTATCCACGATTTAGGAACTTTTAGAAGACAGAAGCTTACTGTAGATAAAGAAATTACGCTCCTAAATAATTCCGATTACATTATAGCCTTAAATAAGAGTATGGCGAAATGGTTGGAAGAGAATAATTACAAAGGACAGACTGTGACTCTTGATATTTGGGATTATCTGTCAAAATACAAAAATACCTCAAGTTTTAGATCCAATGATGACCAAAACTATGTTGTTAATTATGCAGGAGGGCTTAGTCGACGTAAAAATTTATTCTTATACGAATTTAGTAAGCATGTAGATTCATTTATTTTCAATCTTTATGGTACAGGTTTCGAGCCTACAGAACAGGAATTAAAGAATCCTTACTTTATTTATAAAGGTTTTGTTCAGAGTGATGATCTGATCAGTAGTATCACGGGTGATTTTGGACTGGTTTGGGATGGTGATTCTATTGATACTTGTTCCGGTAGTTTTGGTTCTTATCTACAATTTAATAATCCTCACAAAGTATCATTATATATTCGTTGTCATTTGCCTGTAATTATTTGGAATCAAGCAGCTATGGCACCATTTGTTTTAGAACATGAGGTTGGTTTTTCGATAAATTCATTGTCGGAAATAAAGACACGCTTATTGTCTCTTACAAAAGAGGAATATAATGAGATGAAGCGAAATACAATAAAACTCAGCTTACAGATAGAGTCAGGTTACTATATTAAGCAAGCAATGAATAAAATAAAGTTGGATGAAAAATAA
- the ilvN gene encoding acetolactate synthase small subunit yields the protein MQDKTLYTITIFSENTVGLLSQVTSVFVRRQLNIETLSVSASALEGIHKFTITVFCDEDVVKKVVLQIDKRVDVLKAYYNTDEELIHQEIALYKLSTPDFLKIESVEELIRKHNAHILDINENCVVLEKTGHYKETQYLFEELSKSIGVLQFIRSGRIAITKSKVERLSDMLAELDKRHKSQDTN from the coding sequence ATGCAAGATAAAACATTATATACGATAACTATATTTTCAGAGAATACCGTTGGTCTGTTGAGTCAGGTAACCAGTGTATTCGTTCGTCGTCAATTGAATATTGAGACTCTATCTGTTTCTGCTTCAGCCTTAGAAGGTATACATAAGTTTACCATCACTGTTTTTTGTGACGAAGATGTTGTAAAAAAGGTTGTACTTCAGATAGATAAGCGAGTAGATGTACTGAAAGCGTATTACAATACCGATGAAGAGCTTATTCATCAAGAAATCGCTCTCTATAAACTATCTACTCCCGATTTTCTTAAGATAGAATCGGTAGAAGAGCTTATCCGCAAACACAATGCGCATATTCTCGATATAAATGAAAACTGTGTTGTTTTGGAAAAAACAGGACACTATAAAGAGACTCAATATCTATTTGAAGAACTGAGTAAAAGCATTGGTGTTCTGCAATTTATACGTTCGGGTCGGATAGCGATTACAAAGTCGAAAGTTGAGAGATTAAGCGACATGCTAGCGGAGTTAGATAAAAGACATAAATCGCAAGACACAAATTAA
- a CDS encoding dihydroorotate dehydrogenase, producing MDKLKINIGNLHLKNPVMTASGTFGYGKEYSDFMDLGRIGGIFVKGTTIRERQGNDYPRMAETPSGMLNAVGLQNKGVDYFVSNIYPEIKDFDTNIIVNVSGSTIEDYVECSQKLVALEKIPAIELNISCPNVKEGGMAFGTSACSAADVTKAVREVWNKTLIVKLSPNVTDITEIAKAVEGEGADAVSLINTLLGMAVDINKRRPVLSTVTGGLSGPCVKPIALRMVWQTYNAVKIPVIGMGGISSWQDAIEFILAGSSAIQIGTHNFIDPTISVKVVDGIKEYLDKNNINSITDLIGALQV from the coding sequence ATGGATAAACTAAAAATAAATATAGGAAACCTGCATTTAAAGAACCCGGTAATGACAGCATCCGGTACTTTCGGGTATGGAAAGGAATATTCTGACTTTATGGACTTGGGGCGAATTGGTGGTATTTTTGTAAAAGGAACTACTATTCGCGAAAGGCAGGGGAACGATTATCCTCGTATGGCAGAAACTCCATCAGGAATGCTTAATGCTGTGGGACTGCAAAATAAAGGCGTAGATTACTTTGTTTCAAATATATACCCTGAGATAAAAGACTTTGATACAAACATTATTGTGAATGTTTCGGGATCAACTATAGAAGATTATGTAGAATGTTCTCAAAAGTTGGTAGCTCTCGAAAAAATACCTGCTATTGAACTTAATATTTCCTGTCCAAATGTAAAAGAAGGGGGGATGGCATTCGGTACTTCTGCTTGTTCGGCTGCTGATGTAACAAAAGCTGTACGTGAAGTATGGAACAAAACCCTTATTGTAAAGCTATCTCCTAATGTAACTGATATAACAGAAATCGCAAAAGCTGTAGAGGGTGAAGGTGCTGATGCTGTTTCACTGATCAATACATTGCTAGGGATGGCTGTAGATATAAATAAGAGACGTCCGGTGTTATCTACTGTTACAGGAGGATTATCCGGCCCGTGTGTGAAGCCTATTGCCCTTAGAATGGTTTGGCAGACTTACAATGCTGTAAAAATTCCCGTGATAGGTATGGGAGGAATATCATCGTGGCAAGATGCCATTGAATTTATCCTTGCAGGCTCTTCTGCTATACAGATAGGAACACACAACTTTATTGACCCTACAATTTCTGTAAAGGTTGTAGATGGAATAAAAGAATATCTGGATAAGAATAATATAAATTCCATAACAGACCTTATAGGAGCTTTGCAAGTATAA
- a CDS encoding tryptophanase produces MELPFAEPWKIKMIEPIHKSTREEREQWLKNAKYNMFKLRSEQVYIDLITDSGTGAMSDRQWAGMMVGDESYAGASSYYKMKDMITHITGFEYVLPTHQGRAAENVLFSCLIKEGDVCPGNSHFDTTKGHIESRKAIALDCTIDDAKDTQLEIPFKGNVDIKKLEEALKKYGDRTPFIIITITNNTAGGQPVSMQNLQETRMIANKYAKKVIFDSARFAENAYFIKKREKGYENKTIKEICDEMFSYADAMTMSAKKDAIVNMGGFFATNLKEWYDVAKIKGIAYEGYITYGGMSGRDMNALAIGLDENTEFDSLESRIKQVEYLGKKLDEYNIPYQRPAGGHAIFVDASKVLPNIPKEEFPAQTLAVELYLEAGIRGCEIGYLLADRDPVTRKNRFDGLDLLRLAIPRRVYTDNHMNVIAVALKNIFDRRESITKGLTITWEADLLRHFTVELKRVK; encoded by the coding sequence ATGGAATTGCCTTTTGCCGAACCTTGGAAGATCAAAATGATCGAACCTATCCATAAAAGCACACGGGAAGAACGTGAACAATGGCTGAAAAATGCTAAATACAATATGTTTAAGTTAAGATCGGAACAAGTGTATATAGACCTGATAACAGACTCTGGAACAGGGGCTATGAGTGACAGGCAATGGGCTGGCATGATGGTTGGAGACGAGAGCTATGCCGGAGCGTCTTCATATTACAAAATGAAAGATATGATAACGCATATTACAGGATTTGAATATGTTCTGCCTACACATCAGGGACGTGCTGCTGAGAATGTTTTATTTTCTTGTCTAATCAAAGAAGGAGACGTATGCCCGGGTAATTCGCATTTCGATACAACAAAAGGTCATATAGAATCCAGAAAGGCCATTGCGTTAGATTGTACGATAGATGATGCTAAAGACACTCAACTTGAAATTCCATTCAAAGGGAATGTTGATATCAAAAAACTTGAAGAAGCACTGAAAAAGTATGGAGATCGTACACCCTTTATTATTATAACCATAACAAATAATACGGCAGGTGGACAACCTGTATCTATGCAGAATTTGCAGGAAACACGTATGATCGCAAATAAATATGCTAAAAAAGTAATATTTGACTCAGCCAGATTTGCAGAGAATGCATATTTTATCAAGAAACGAGAGAAAGGTTACGAAAACAAGACAATAAAAGAGATCTGCGACGAAATGTTCTCATATGCCGATGCTATGACCATGAGCGCGAAGAAAGATGCTATTGTTAATATGGGAGGATTCTTTGCTACAAACCTGAAAGAATGGTATGATGTAGCCAAAATAAAAGGAATTGCCTATGAGGGATATATTACTTATGGAGGTATGAGTGGACGTGATATGAATGCTTTGGCTATAGGGTTGGATGAAAATACAGAGTTTGATAGTCTCGAAAGCAGAATAAAACAAGTTGAATATCTTGGTAAGAAGCTTGATGAATATAATATCCCATATCAACGTCCGGCAGGAGGACATGCAATCTTTGTAGATGCGTCGAAAGTATTGCCAAACATACCTAAAGAAGAGTTTCCGGCACAAACATTAGCTGTAGAATTATATCTTGAAGCGGGTATCAGAGGTTGTGAGATCGGTTATCTATTAGCAGACCGAGACCCTGTAACCCGGAAAAATCGTTTCGATGGGCTCGATTTACTACGGTTAGCCATACCACGGCGTGTTTATACAGACAATCATATGAATGTAATAGCAGTAGCCTTAAAGAATATATTCGATCGTAGAGAATCGATTACAAAAGGACTAACGATTACTTGGGAAGCTGATTTATTAAGACATTTTACAGTCGAACTTAAAAGGGTAAAATAG
- the ilvB gene encoding biosynthetic-type acetolactate synthase large subunit has translation MDKNKITGSEALIQSLLSEGVDTIFGYPGGAIMPVFDSLYHYKDKINHILVRHEQGATHAAQGFARTSGKVGVALVTSGPGATNTVTGIADAMIDSTPIVVISGQVASSLLGSDAFQEADVVGITQPVCKWAYQIRRAEDIPSAVARAFYIASTGRPGPVVLDITKDAQFGQMDKSEYKKVDFIRSYQPKPEVKLSEMEVAAQIINSAKKPLALVGQGVILGGAEKELLAFLEKAGIPAASTVLGLSAIPSDHPLQIGMLGMHGNVGPNQKTNECDVLIGIGMRFDDRVTGDLKTYAKQAKVIHFDIDKAEINKNVSVTARVLGDVKDTLPKVTELLTPATHSEWLGEFKACYQREYDVVIDSELYPTSGQLKMGEVINKVSEATNHDAVLVTDVGQHQMMAVRYFKYNQSRSVVTSGGLGTMGFGLPAAIGAKYGTPDRTVCLFVGDGGIQMTIQELGTIMQYNVDVKIIILNNHFLGMVRQWQELFFDERYSETRMNNPDFVKIAEAYNIPAKKVDDRNELDGAIKEMLDHKGAYLLDVQVEVKGMVYPMVPAGTCVTNILLGNE, from the coding sequence ATGGATAAAAATAAAATTACAGGAAGTGAAGCCCTTATTCAATCTTTGTTGAGTGAAGGTGTAGATACCATATTCGGGTATCCGGGCGGAGCCATAATGCCCGTATTTGACAGTTTATATCATTATAAAGATAAAATAAATCATATTCTTGTTCGTCACGAACAAGGTGCTACGCATGCTGCTCAAGGGTTTGCTCGCACTTCGGGTAAAGTTGGCGTTGCGCTGGTAACCTCGGGCCCCGGTGCAACCAATACGGTAACAGGAATTGCCGATGCAATGATAGATAGCACACCTATAGTTGTTATATCCGGACAGGTTGCTTCTTCCTTACTAGGAAGTGATGCCTTTCAGGAAGCTGATGTAGTAGGCATTACACAGCCTGTGTGCAAATGGGCATATCAGATTCGCAGAGCCGAAGATATCCCATCGGCAGTAGCTAGGGCATTCTATATAGCGTCAACAGGAAGACCCGGACCGGTAGTTCTGGATATAACCAAAGATGCTCAGTTTGGGCAAATGGATAAATCGGAATACAAAAAAGTTGATTTTATCCGTAGCTATCAGCCTAAACCCGAAGTAAAACTATCAGAAATGGAAGTAGCTGCCCAAATAATAAACAGTGCAAAAAAACCTCTAGCACTTGTGGGACAGGGTGTTATTTTGGGCGGAGCAGAAAAAGAATTGCTTGCTTTTCTCGAAAAGGCTGGCATTCCTGCGGCATCTACGGTATTGGGACTATCTGCCATACCCTCCGACCATCCTTTACAGATTGGAATGCTAGGTATGCATGGCAATGTTGGTCCTAATCAGAAAACAAATGAATGTGATGTACTTATTGGTATTGGCATGCGTTTCGACGACCGTGTAACGGGAGATCTTAAGACGTACGCAAAACAGGCAAAAGTAATCCACTTTGATATCGATAAAGCTGAAATAAACAAGAATGTATCTGTTACAGCACGTGTACTCGGAGATGTCAAGGATACGTTACCAAAGGTGACAGAATTACTAACTCCTGCCACGCATAGCGAATGGCTTGGAGAGTTTAAAGCATGTTACCAAAGAGAGTACGACGTTGTCATAGATAGCGAACTATACCCTACATCGGGACAGTTGAAGATGGGTGAAGTTATCAATAAAGTATCCGAAGCTACAAACCACGATGCTGTATTGGTTACGGATGTAGGTCAACATCAGATGATGGCTGTGCGCTACTTCAAGTACAACCAAAGCCGTAGTGTGGTTACATCAGGAGGGCTGGGCACAATGGGCTTTGGATTACCTGCTGCGATAGGCGCAAAATACGGCACACCGGATCGTACAGTATGCCTTTTTGTTGGCGATGGAGGTATCCAGATGACCATACAAGAGTTAGGTACGATCATGCAGTATAACGTTGACGTTAAAATCATTATATTGAACAACCACTTCTTGGGAATGGTACGCCAGTGGCAAGAATTATTCTTTGATGAAAGATATTCTGAAACCCGGATGAATAATCCTGATTTTGTGAAAATAGCTGAAGCATATAATATTCCGGCAAAGAAGGTGGACGACCGCAATGAACTGGACGGAGCAATAAAAGAAATGCTGGATCACAAAGGCGCTTATTTGCTAGACGTACAGGTAGAGGTTAAAGGCATGGTTTACCCGATGGTTCCTGCCGGTACTTGCGTTACAAATATATTATTAGGGAACGAATAA
- a CDS encoding dihydroorotate dehydrogenase electron transfer subunit: MKKMMDLVVTQNEQLNQNYSLIKLTTTDKTPLIEMHPGQFVEVRVDGSPSTYLRRPISVNFVDKQKNELWLLVQAVGDGTKKMCEYKQGDIVNLLLPLGNTFTVPTSNPEQELLLIGGGVGTAPMLFLGARLREAGYKPKFLLGARSKNDLLQLDDFRKYGELYCTTEDGSFGEKGYVTDHSVLKNTQISKIYTCGPKPMMVAVAKYANINKIECEVSLENLMACGFGVCLCCVEKTREGNVCVCTEGPVFNIENLTWIN, translated from the coding sequence ATGAAAAAAATGATGGATTTAGTTGTTACTCAAAATGAGCAACTAAACCAAAACTATAGCCTCATTAAGCTCACCACAACAGATAAAACTCCCTTAATCGAAATGCATCCCGGGCAATTTGTAGAAGTGAGAGTTGATGGATCTCCATCAACCTATCTTAGACGCCCTATTTCGGTAAACTTTGTGGATAAGCAAAAAAACGAATTATGGCTACTCGTTCAGGCTGTAGGTGATGGAACCAAGAAAATGTGTGAGTACAAACAGGGTGATATTGTAAACCTTCTATTACCGTTAGGTAATACATTTACAGTTCCTACTTCGAATCCGGAGCAAGAACTTCTTCTTATTGGCGGAGGTGTAGGTACTGCTCCTATGTTATTCCTTGGCGCACGTCTCAGGGAAGCAGGCTATAAACCTAAATTTCTTTTAGGTGCAAGATCAAAAAATGATTTACTCCAATTGGATGATTTCAGAAAATATGGAGAACTGTATTGTACCACCGAAGACGGAAGTTTCGGAGAAAAAGGGTATGTAACGGATCACTCTGTATTAAAAAATACTCAAATATCTAAAATTTATACCTGTGGTCCTAAGCCTATGATGGTGGCTGTAGCCAAATATGCCAATATAAATAAAATAGAGTGTGAAGTATCACTCGAAAACCTTATGGCATGCGGGTTTGGAGTCTGTTTATGCTGTGTGGAGAAGACGCGCGAAGGGAATGTCTGTGTGTGTACAGAGGGACCCGTATTTAATATAGAAAATTTGACATGGATAAACTAA